The following are encoded in a window of Spea bombifrons isolate aSpeBom1 chromosome 2, aSpeBom1.2.pri, whole genome shotgun sequence genomic DNA:
- the LOC128473022 gene encoding tyrosine-protein phosphatase non-receptor type substrate 1-like: MDKEKQLLICEAQRFYPPELNISWSFSNMENQTQDTLVENVDGTYTKRSTVGIADIMREREVTCSLQHISLTAPLNDTLYVSDPSPVRYHYLFLLLLILTVLFVVFVYRRHRSRRNGSSPATRETRARKRTREQQPAQDGDGDSDVHYASIFHGGGETQRQLPRKRVTEEESVEYAAVKIAAAITPDATAYGQNMEEPFLSYATLRISPPQTDITAVVHREPGHQHPEQTYARVQCR, from the exons ATGGATAAAGAGAAGCAGCTCCTGATCTGTGAGGCTCAGAGGTTTTACCCCCCGGAGCTGAACATTTCCTGGAGTTTCTCCAACATGGAAAATCAGACGCAGGACACTCTGGTGGAGAACGTGGACGGCACCTACACCAAGAGGTCCACGGTGGGGATAGCAGATATAATGCGGGAGCGAGAGGTGACCTGCAGCCTGCAGCACATCTCACTGACCGCTCCGCTCAATGACACCCTGTATGTGTCCG ACCCCTCTCCAGTCCGCTATCATTATCTGTTCCTTCTCCTGCTCATCCTCACGGTTTTGTTTGTGGTTTTCGTGTACCGGAGGCATCGGAGCCGCAGAAATGGAAGCA GTCCTGCGACACGTGAGACGCGTGCCAGGAAGAGGACGCGTGAGCAGCAGCCCGCGCAG GACGGAGATGGCGACTCAGATGTACATTATGCCTCCATCTTCCACGGTGGAGGAGAAACACAGAGGCAGCTGCCCAGAAAGCGAGTCACAGAGGAAGAGAGCGTGGAATACGCTGCTGTGAAAATTGCGGCGGCCATTACACCAGACGCTACGGCCTACGGACAGAACATGGAGGAGCCATTCCTGTCCTACGCCACGTTACGAATATCTCCCCCACAGACAGATATCACTGCCGTGGTGCACAGAGAACCCGGACACCAGCATCCAGAGCAAACCTACGCACGGGTACAATGCCGCTGA